A single genomic interval of Camelina sativa cultivar DH55 chromosome 11, Cs, whole genome shotgun sequence harbors:
- the LOC104728056 gene encoding F-box/LRR-repeat protein At3g60040-like yields the protein MSKTLVKLTLGTRVSFGKFPSDLSLPALKSLILDSVIFEYEDLCHVLLPGCPVLEDLVVRHKYFEALPYCISSRSIKKLSVHYDCELEIGPDSIMSFDAPSLVSLDYSDYALAIYEQVNLASLVEAKMDIRYSKRIERPDVSSLIEGICNVETLHLSPGSADVIFRCVKRGILLPVFNNLVSLSFGSKNKRGWKLLPYLIEQCPKLETLIIQGLDSYRGDVTFHPSQVKVLRVLGYGGTAKELEDLKKLIGESECLEVVQVEVVQGVVVDGGVISQTYNDLRRLLGVSLPSKCKITVA from the exons ATGAGCAAGACATTGGTTAAGCTGACACTGGGGACACGAGTTTCTTTTGGAAAGTTTCCCTCAGATTTGTCTCTTCCAGCACTTAAGAGTCTCATCTTGGACTCGGTCATTTTCGAATATGAAGATCTGTGTCATGTGCTTCTTCCTGGTTGTCCGGTGCTCGAGGATTTAGTCGTACGTCACAAGTACTTCGAAGCACTCCCATACTGCATATCGAGTCGGAGCATCAAGAAGCTATCAGTTCACTACGATTGTGAGCTTGAAATTGGTCCTGATAGTATTATGTCATTTGATGCCCCAAGTCTTGTGTCCTTGGACTACTCCGATTATGCCTTGGCTATATACGAACAAGTTAACTTGGCTTCCCTAGTGGAAGCTAAGATGGATATTCGTTATTCTAAAAGAATCGAGAGGCCTGATGTATCAAGTCTCATTGAAGGGATATGCAACGTGGAGACCCTGCATCTTTCTCCAGGTTCTGCTGAT gtgattTTTCGATGTGTTAAACGTGGAATACTTCTACCGGTGTTCAACAATCTGGTAAGCTTGTCTTTTGGGAGTAAGAATAAACGAGGTTGGAAACTGCTGCCATATCTGATTGAGCAGTGTCCAAAGCTGGAAACTCTAATCATTCAG GGGCTGGATAGTTACAGAGGGGATGTGACCTTTCATCCATCCCAGGTGAAGGTGTTGCGTGTTCTTGGTTATGGAGGAACCGCTAAAGAGTTGGAAGACTTGAAGAAATTGATTGGGGAATCGGAATGCCTTGAAGTGGTGCAAGTGGAGGTTGTGCAAGGTGTTGTGGTAGATGGTGGCGTTATATCGCAAACATACAACGATCTAAGGAGGCTCCTTGGTGTTTCACTTCCATCCAAGTGCAAGATCACGGTCGCATAA
- the LOC104723624 gene encoding serine/threonine protein phosphatase 2A 59 kDa regulatory subunit B' gamma isoform-like isoform X1 translates to MIKQIFGKLPRKPSKSSHNDSNPNGDGGGGVNSYYIPNSGTSISKSNGANGTVAPPPSSTSNRTNQANGVYEALPSFRDVPSLEKPNLFIKKLSICCVVFDFSDPSKNLREKEIKRQTLLELVDYIATVSTKLSDAAMQEIAKVAVVNLFRTFPSANHESKILETLDVDDEEPALEPAWPHLQVVYELLLRFVASPMTDAKLAKRYIDHSFVLKLLDLFDSEDQREREYLKTILHRIYGKFMVHRPFIRKAINNIFYRFIFETEKHNGIAELLEILGSIINGFALPLKEEHKLFLVRALIPLHRPKCAAAYHQQLSYCIVQFVEKDFKLADTVIRGLLKYWPVTNSSKEVMFLGELEEVLEATQAAEFQRCMVPLFRQIARCLNSSHFQVAERALFLWNNDHVRNLITQNIKVIMPIVFPAMERNTRGHWHQAVQSLTLNVRKVLAETDQVLFDECLAKFQEDEANETKVVAKREATWKLLEDLAASKSVSNEAVLVPRFSSSVTLTTGKTSGS, encoded by the exons ATGATCAAGCAGATATTTGGGAAACTCCCCAGGAAGCCATCGAAGTCATCGCATAATGACTCTAATCCAAAcggagatggtggtggtggggtaAATTCATATTACATCCCTAATTCGGGTACTAGTATCTCCAAATCCAATGGAGCTAATGGCACTgttgctcctcctccttcctcaACGAGTAACAGAACCAATCAAGCCAATGGGGTTTATGAAGCTTTGCCTAGCTTTAGAGACGTTCCTAGCTTGGAGAAACCTAATCTCTTTATCAAGAAACTGAGTATTTGCTGCGTTGTCTTCGACTTTAGTGATCCCTCCAAGAatctgagagagaaagagattaagaGACAGACTTTGCTTGAGCTTGTTGATTATATAGCAACGGTTTCCACAAAGTTGAGTGACGCTGCGATGCAGGAG ATTGCTAAAGTGGCTGTTGTTAATCTCTTCAGGACGTTTCCTTCTGCGAATCACGAGAGCAAAATACTTGAAACGCTTGATGTCGATGATGAGGAGCCTGCGTTGGAGCCGGCTTGGCCTCATCTTCAAGTTGTCTATGAGCTTCTCCTTAGATTCGTGGCTTCTCCCATGACTGATGCTAAGCTTGCAAAAAGATATATCGACCATTCGTTTGTCTTGaagcttttggatttgtttgaCTCTGAAGACCAAAGGGAGAGGGAGTATCTAAAAACCATTCTCCATCGGATATACGGGAAGTTCATGGTGCACAGACCTTTTATCAGAAAGGCCATCAACAATATCTTCTACAGGTTCATATTCGAAACCGAGAAACATAATGGCATAGCAGAGTTGCTTGAGATTCTTGGAAGTATAATTAATGGTTTCGCATTGCCGTTAAAAGAAGAGCATAAGCTTTTCCTTGTCCGGGCCTTGATTCCGCTTCACAGACCTAAATGTGCAGCTGCTTATCATCAACAGCTTTCTTATTGCATTGTTCAGTTTGTAGAGAAAGACTTCAAGCTTGCTGATACCGTCATTAGAGGACTTTTAAAGTATTGGCCTGTGACTAACAGTTCAAAGGAAGTTATGTTTCTTGGGGAGTTGGAAGAAGTTTTGGAAGCAACTCAAGCAGCTGAGTTTCAGCGGTGTATGGTTCCTTTATTCCGTCAAATCGCCCGATGCCTTAACAGTTCTCATTTTCAG GTGGCTGAAAGGGCTCTGTTTCTGTGGAACAACGATCACGTAAGAAACCTGATTACGCAAAACATTAAAGTGATAATGCCAATTGTGTTCCCGGCTATGGAGAGAAACACACGAGGCCATTGGCACCAAGCAGTTCAGAGTCTGACTTTAAATGTGAGAAAGGTACTGGCAGAGACAGACCAAGTTCTGTTTGATGAATGCTTAGCCAAGTTCCAAGAAGATGAAGCAAATGAAACCAAGGTCGTAGCCAAACGAGAAGCAACATGGAAGCTTTTGGAAGACTTGGCAGCTTCCAAATCCGTAAGCAACGAGGCAGTGCTCGTCCCCAGATTTTCATCTTCGGTTACTCTCACAACCGGTAAAACTTCGGGTAGTTGA
- the LOC104723624 gene encoding serine/threonine protein phosphatase 2A 59 kDa regulatory subunit B' gamma isoform-like isoform X2 — protein sequence MIKQIFGKLPRKPSKSSHNDSNPNGDGGGGVNSYYIPNSGTSISKSNGANGTVAPPPSSTSNRTNQANGVYEALPSFRDVPSLEKPNLFIKKLSICCVVFDFSDPSKNLREKEIKRQTLLELVDYIATVSTKLSDAAMQEIAKVAVVNLFRTTFPSANHESKILETLDVDDEEPALEPAWPHLQVVYELLLRFVASPMTDAKLAKRYIDHSFVLKLLDLFDSEDQREREYLKTILHRIYGKFMVHRPFIRKAINNIFYRFIFETEKHNGIAELLEILGSIINGFALPLKEEHKLFLVRALIPLHRPKCAAAYHQQLSYCIVQFVEKDFKLADTVIRGLLKYWPVTNSSKEVMFLGELEEVLEATQAAEFQRCMVPLFRQIARCLNSSHFQVAERALFLWNNDHVRNLITQNIKVIMPIVFPAMERNTRGHWHQAVQSLTLNVRKVLAETDQVLFDECLAKFQEDEANETKVVAKREATWKLLEDLAASKSVSNEAVLVPRFSSSVTLTTGKTSGS from the exons ATGATCAAGCAGATATTTGGGAAACTCCCCAGGAAGCCATCGAAGTCATCGCATAATGACTCTAATCCAAAcggagatggtggtggtggggtaAATTCATATTACATCCCTAATTCGGGTACTAGTATCTCCAAATCCAATGGAGCTAATGGCACTgttgctcctcctccttcctcaACGAGTAACAGAACCAATCAAGCCAATGGGGTTTATGAAGCTTTGCCTAGCTTTAGAGACGTTCCTAGCTTGGAGAAACCTAATCTCTTTATCAAGAAACTGAGTATTTGCTGCGTTGTCTTCGACTTTAGTGATCCCTCCAAGAatctgagagagaaagagattaagaGACAGACTTTGCTTGAGCTTGTTGATTATATAGCAACGGTTTCCACAAAGTTGAGTGACGCTGCGATGCAGGAGATTGCTAAAGTGGCTGTTGTTAATCTCTTCAGGAC GACGTTTCCTTCTGCGAATCACGAGAGCAAAATACTTGAAACGCTTGATGTCGATGATGAGGAGCCTGCGTTGGAGCCGGCTTGGCCTCATCTTCAAGTTGTCTATGAGCTTCTCCTTAGATTCGTGGCTTCTCCCATGACTGATGCTAAGCTTGCAAAAAGATATATCGACCATTCGTTTGTCTTGaagcttttggatttgtttgaCTCTGAAGACCAAAGGGAGAGGGAGTATCTAAAAACCATTCTCCATCGGATATACGGGAAGTTCATGGTGCACAGACCTTTTATCAGAAAGGCCATCAACAATATCTTCTACAGGTTCATATTCGAAACCGAGAAACATAATGGCATAGCAGAGTTGCTTGAGATTCTTGGAAGTATAATTAATGGTTTCGCATTGCCGTTAAAAGAAGAGCATAAGCTTTTCCTTGTCCGGGCCTTGATTCCGCTTCACAGACCTAAATGTGCAGCTGCTTATCATCAACAGCTTTCTTATTGCATTGTTCAGTTTGTAGAGAAAGACTTCAAGCTTGCTGATACCGTCATTAGAGGACTTTTAAAGTATTGGCCTGTGACTAACAGTTCAAAGGAAGTTATGTTTCTTGGGGAGTTGGAAGAAGTTTTGGAAGCAACTCAAGCAGCTGAGTTTCAGCGGTGTATGGTTCCTTTATTCCGTCAAATCGCCCGATGCCTTAACAGTTCTCATTTTCAG GTGGCTGAAAGGGCTCTGTTTCTGTGGAACAACGATCACGTAAGAAACCTGATTACGCAAAACATTAAAGTGATAATGCCAATTGTGTTCCCGGCTATGGAGAGAAACACACGAGGCCATTGGCACCAAGCAGTTCAGAGTCTGACTTTAAATGTGAGAAAGGTACTGGCAGAGACAGACCAAGTTCTGTTTGATGAATGCTTAGCCAAGTTCCAAGAAGATGAAGCAAATGAAACCAAGGTCGTAGCCAAACGAGAAGCAACATGGAAGCTTTTGGAAGACTTGGCAGCTTCCAAATCCGTAAGCAACGAGGCAGTGCTCGTCCCCAGATTTTCATCTTCGGTTACTCTCACAACCGGTAAAACTTCGGGTAGTTGA
- the LOC104723625 gene encoding plant UBX domain-containing protein 5, with translation MATTETNENLINSFIEITSSSREEASFFLESHRWDLDSAVSTFLDNDTVAAPTVVPNPTGQQPPHPSSIAAAQSPSQSHSPDYTPSETSPSPSRSRSPSPSSRAAPYGLRSRGGAGESKAPENPSGSRGTRSRQHAGNIRTFADLNRSPAGGEGSDSDEANEYYTGGEKSGMMVQDPKKPKDVDELFDQARQSAVDRPVESSRSASRSFTGAARLLSGETVSSTPQQQQQDQPQMIMHTITFWLNGFTVDDGPLRGFNDPENKDFMESIAKSECPHELEPEDRKIPVHVDLVRREENFTEPPKPKTPFQGVGRTLGASGSGSSSAAAERQTSSAPMNTAPAPSRGLVVDPAAPTTSIQLRLADGTRLVSRFNHHHTVRDVRGFIDASRPGGSKDYQLLTMGFPPKQLTDLDQTIEQAGIANSVVIQKF, from the exons ATGGCGACGACGGAGACGAACGAGAATCTGATCAACTCCTTCATCGAGATCACTTCATCATCAAGAGAAGAAGCTTCCTTCTTCCTCGAAAGTCACCGTTGGGATCTAGACTCTGCCGTTTCAACTTTCCTCGATAACGATACCGTTGCAGCCCCAACCGTCGTACCAAACCCCACCGGACAACAACCACCGCATCCTTCTTCGATTGCTGCTGCACAATCTCCTTCTCAATCTCACTCCCCCGATTACACTCCTTCCGAaacctctccttctccttcgcGATCACGGTCTCCTTCTCCGTCTTCTCGCGCTGCTCCTTATGGTCTCCGATCGAGAGGCGGTGCTGGAGAGAGTAAGGCACCGGAGAATCCCTCTGGGAGTAGGGGTACTAGGAGCCGTCAACACGCTGGGAATATCCGTACGTTCGCCGATCTGAACCGTTCTCCTGCTGGTGGTGAGGGCAGTGATTCTGATGAGGCCAATGAGTATTATACTGGTGGAGAGAAGAG TGGGATGATGGTACAAGATCCTAAGAAaccaaaagatgttgatgaactATTTGACCAAGCTAGGCAGTCAGCTGTAGACAGACCTGTTGAATCATCAAGATCAGCTTCTAGGAGCTTCACTGGAGCTGCACGATTGTTGTCTGGTGAAACCGTTTCCTCTACTCCTCAGCAACAACAGCAAGACCAGCCTCAGATGATTATGCACACTATCACTTTCTGGTTGAATGGTTTCACCGTTGATGATGGTCCGTTGAGGGGGTTTAATGACCCTGAAAACAAAGACTTTATGGAG AGCATTGCAAAGTCAGAGTGCCCCCATGAACTTGAACCAGAAGATAGGAAGATCCCTGTTCATGTCGACCTCGTCAGGCGTGAAGAAAATTTCACA GAACCGCCAAAGCCCAAAACTCCATTCCAAGGTGTGGGAAGAACTCTAGGAGCAAGCGGATCGGGATCAAGCTCAGCTGCTGCGGAACGACAAACCTCATCCGCACCAATGAACACAGCACCAGCACCGTCAAGAGGGCTAGTAGTAGATCCAGCAGCACCAACTACCTCGATCCAGCTCAGATTAGCAGACGGAACACGCCTCGTATCCAGGTTCAATCACCACCACACAGTCCGAGACGTCCGTGGGTTCATCGACGCTTCAAGACCAGGCGGCTCCAAAGACTACCAGTTACTTACCATGGGGTTCCCTCCTAAACAATTGACAGACTTGGACCAAACCATTGAGCAAGCCGGTATTGCTAACTCGGTCGTCATCCAGAAATTCTAG